A stretch of the Erpetoichthys calabaricus chromosome 3, fErpCal1.3, whole genome shotgun sequence genome encodes the following:
- the LOC114649548 gene encoding LOW QUALITY PROTEIN: transcription factor HES-1-like (The sequence of the model RefSeq protein was modified relative to this genomic sequence to represent the inferred CDS: deleted 1 base in 1 codon): MLDYKSLSCRMESAHSGKAKTSADHRKTSKPIMEKRRRARINDSLTQLKGLILDVLKKDSPRYSKLEKADILEMTVRHLKDLQHKHCADSLNITSGITNKFRAGFSECIREVTQFLSTSDGIQSDVRSNLLQHLINCISDINTIPSHLMVNVPVVSQMHSHSSTPDNSAFSNVPKANAPGVQVVPLTDGQLAFLLPSTTFPNTRSIQSISNATPIGIKTLGTSELHSSKILLPSQHPSSDVSRNSVHLALNDPVWRPW; the protein is encoded by the exons ATGCTGGATTACAAGAGTCTGAGCTGCCGGATGGAGTCGGCCCACAGCGGGAAAGCGAAAACCTCGGCAGATCACAGAAAG ACTTCTAAGCCTATTATGGAGAAGCGACGGAGAGCAAGAATCAATGACAGCCTGACACAACTGAAAGGCCTCATTCTGGATGTACTGAAAAAAGACA GCCCCCGTTATTCAAAGTTGGAGAAAGCAGATATCTTGGAAATGACTGTGCGACAC CTCAAAGATCTTCAACACAAGCACTGTGCTG ACTCTCTGAACATTACCTCTGGCATCACTAACAAATTCCGAGCAGGATTCAGCGAGTGCATCAGAGAAGTTACACAGTTTTTGTCCACCAGTGATGGCATCCAGAGTGACGTCAGGAGCAACCTCCTACAGCATCTTATCAACTGCATTTCTGATATTAACACCATTCCCTCCCACCTCATGGTCAATGTTCCAGTTGTGTCTCAGATGCACTCACATTCAAGCACCCCTGACAACTCTGCTTTTTCCAATGTTCCCAAAGCTAATGCTCCTGGTGTGCAAGTGGTGCCCCTTACAGATGGACAGCTGGCTTTTCTCCTGCCCAGTACCACCTTCCCAAATACAAGATCAATCCAGAGCATATCCAATGCCACACCCATTGGCATAAAAACTCTAGGGACCTCTGAATTGCATTCCAGCAAAATTTTACTGCCATCACAGCACCCATCATCAGATGTGTCTAGAAATTCAGTACATTTGGCACTGAATGATCCTGTCTGGAGACCTTGGTGA